CGCAGGCGTCGACGGCGCCGGCATCGTCGGCATCCGGCCCGAGGATTTCGTCATCTCCAGCGAGACCGCTCCCGGCGGCGTCGAGCTCGGGCTGACGGTCGAGGCGATCGAGCATGTCGGCGCCGAGACCTTCGTCTATGGCACCCGCCGGCGCGAGGAACAGGGCGTGGCCGCCAACCCCGGCGAACTGCCGCCCGGTGAGGTCATCGTCCGGGTTCCCGGCGCTACCGGCCCGGCGATCGGCGAGCGGATCAGAGCGGTCGCGCCCCGGGACAAGCTGCACCTGTTTACCGCCGACGGCCGCCAGCGCGTCGGCTAGTGACCGACCTGGAAGGAATAACCGCCATCCTGTGAGCCATTTACGCTGGTTTCAGAGGCGCTTGAACGCTATCCAAATCACCCCCATATTGGCTTTTGATCGGGGGGCAAGAGGCCCGTCGATTGCATGGGGTGCCGCAAGGGCCCGTCAAAGTCGCTTCGAGAGGACTTTGTAATGTCTCGTGTTCCATCGTTGTCCAGTCCGTTCCTTCTGGGATTCGACGAAATCGAGCGTGCGCTTGATCGCGTCGTGAAGGGGGCTGACGGCTATCCTCCTTACAACATCGAGCGGTTCGACCGTACCAACGGCCAACCCGAGCGCCTGCGCATCACGCTGGCGGTGGCGGGTTTTACCCGCGACCAACTCGATGTGACCATTGAGGAAAACCAGCTCGTCATCCGCGGCCGCCAGCAGGACGACAAGGCTCGGCAATACATCCATCGCGGCATTGCCGCACGCCACTTCCAGCGCACCTTCGTGCTGGCGGAGGGGATGCAGGTGCTGGGCGCGGACCTGAAGAACGGGCTGTTGTCGATAGATCTGGCCAGGCCGGAACCTGAACGGGTCATTAAGACAATCGCTATCAATGAACACGAATAATAGAAACCTGGAGCGGACTCGACCGCTTGTATCACTGAGGAGTCGAGACCATGAGTGAGCTGAGTACCACATTCGAAACCGAGAGCGTCACGCCGGAGGCGCTGGCTCACTTGGGCGAGGGTCATATCGCCTATGTGAAGCAGGTCCGTTCGGAGGATGTGCCGGATCTCTTTCCGCAAGCGCCGAGCCTTGCGCCGGGTCTGAAATTGTTCGCACTCCACGCCGCCGACGGCACGCCGATCATGCTGACCGACAGCCGCGAGGCCGCGATCGCCAACGCCTGGAGCAATGAGTTGCAGGCCGTGAGCGTCCACTGACGCAAGGCTGAATTCAGCATCCGCGAGTTCAAATGCGCGGGCATGCCTCGA
The DNA window shown above is from Bradyrhizobium sp. ISRA464 and carries:
- a CDS encoding Hsp20 family protein, whose translation is MSRVPSLSSPFLLGFDEIERALDRVVKGADGYPPYNIERFDRTNGQPERLRITLAVAGFTRDQLDVTIEENQLVIRGRQQDDKARQYIHRGIAARHFQRTFVLAEGMQVLGADLKNGLLSIDLARPEPERVIKTIAINEHE
- a CDS encoding DUF1150 domain-containing protein, which produces MSELSTTFETESVTPEALAHLGEGHIAYVKQVRSEDVPDLFPQAPSLAPGLKLFALHAADGTPIMLTDSREAAIANAWSNELQAVSVH